The nucleotide sequence TGACAAGCCTGATGTAGCTTTCATATCGGATCTGCGAGATCAGGTCTTGTTTGACCGCCTCCCTCACGGCACATCCCTCTTCCACCAGATGAAGGCAATCGGGGAACTTACAACTGGGTACGAATGGGCGGAACTCGATGAAATAGCCTTCCATCTCTGCGGGATGAACGTCCCAGAGTTCCAATTGGCGAATTCCGGGCGTGTCGACCACCCATCCCCCAAAAGACAATTCCTGAAGCTGGGCGAACCGAGTTGTGTGTCGACCTTTCTGAGTGACGCGGCTGATGTCGCCGGTCTTCATTGACAGGCCAGGTTGAATGGCATTCAACAGCGACGATTTGCCCACACCGCTTTGACCCGTAAAAACGGTCTGCTGGTGCTTGAGCAGCCGTCGCAGCCATGCGATCCCTAAACCGGACGGAACACTCGCCGCAACGACGGTGTATCCGAGCTGAGCATAGTGTCCGATCATCGGCTGCAGGTCAGCCACGTCGACGAGATCGCACTTGTTAATAACGATGATCGCCCGAACTTCCCCTTTTGCCGCGCTGACGACAAAGCGGTCTATCAGGGCGGGTTTCAGCGGCGGTTCATCGGCTGATGAAATGATCGCCACCTGGGACACATTTGCCACCAGGATGTGCTGCTTGTACTGATGACCGCGAGCGATAATTCCCTGCCGCGGCTCCACGCGTTCAATCACCCCACACTGGTTCTTACCCGGGAGGAAGAGAACGCGATCTCCTGTGACAACTGCGTTCCGTGCATTCCGGGCAACTGTTCGGACAACGCGACGGACAGTGCACTCAAATCGTGTGCCGCTTCCCTCTTGACCCTCGTCGACCTGAACGGTGCATTGTGTTGAGCCGATCGCCGAAATGACCCGCCCTCGTAGGCAGGCAGCTTGATCGACGGCAAGGACAACGTGATCTCCCGCGCCCTGCTCACCCAAGATCGTTCGTCGTCTTGTCAGAGCCCCTTTTCCAGAGACCCGTTGTTCGCGGTCGATATCCTCGATAACGGACTCGTCGGCATGGATCTGCCTGGTAAAATCGTTCTGGCGAGCAGAGTTTTGTCGATTCTTCCGGAAATCGACCCTCACCTTTTTAGAGATCTTCTTCGCCACGTGATGGGTGCCTCTAATCTCGAGAGTTGATTATCTGCTGCGGGATGCATTGCTGCCTGAAACATTGTTGACGCTTGCCACTCGTCTCCAGACGCACGCGAGACGACGGCTGTCGAGCGATGGCCCTGCCTGGGATCATACCAAACGCCGCTCTAAACCCTCGGGGTCAAACCGGTTGTGATGCTGTCTCCAGTTCTGGAGCTCGTGATAGGTCGCAAGCGATCCAGCGGGAGAGATCTCAGTTCCGGCGGGTTCGGGCTTATTCTTATATGGGAATCTTTCTTTCTCAAAACCGAGTGCGGTCGGATTCGAACATCATTCTGATCAGTACGACAAATCGCCAAGTCGTTATGGATTAATCAGTACAACTTGCGTTGTGATAAATGAAAAACGTCCGAGCCCAGTAAAGGACTCGGACGTTTACTGACCCCATGGGGATTCGAACCCCAGTTCTCGGACTGAAAATCCGATGTCCTAGGCCTCTAGACGATGGGGCCGTCATTCGCAAAACTAATCAGAAGCGAGAACAAGATCGGAGTTTGGTGCCGGATTCTTTAGTCGCGGCTTCCGATTTTTTCGCTGCGGATTAATAACAACGGACGGCAGGGATTGCAACAAACCGGGGTGAATTTTTTTCGTCCCGGTTTCGTTGCGGGGGGCGAGTTTTACTCGGCCACCGACTTTTGTTCAAGGCTTGGGAACGGAGAAGTTGCTGCAGATTCTGAAGAGGCGATTGCGTCGCGCACTTCGCTCCGATGAATGGAAACTTCTCTCGGTGCTTGAATGCCAAGTCGAACCTTGTCGCCGCGGATTTCGACGACCGTGATGACAATGCTGTCATCAACAATGATGCTCTCGTTTTTTTTCCGCGACAGAACTAACATTTCCCACAACTCCGAGGGCCAAGCCCTTTCTTCATCCGTGCTTTTCGAGTCTTTCAGGCTGTCAGCGCAATTTCCTTGCGACCGTCAAATTGTAGAGTCTACAGAATTCGTGTCAACCCCAGCACTTCTTCATTTATTGGCACGGGATAATTTACCGCTTTTAAGCGTATGTCCGGCACGCTGTTTTTTCACAGACAGCCCATTTTCTCACTTTCAGACTGCCTGCTTTCCTGGTCTCCGCACAATTGTTTCCTCCTCAGCGCGGTGACGGGATGATGCTGCTCATTTCCCTGAGCCAGACGACTTCCTCCTGACAGTGCTGAGCTTGTTGGCTTTCTGAGCGATCTGATTCTTCTGCATCTGCTTGCGCAGGTGAGGCAGCTTCGTCGCAGGTTTACGCGGGGCTCCGGTCATTTCACACTTCCTTTTCTGGATGAAGTTTTCATTTTCTGACATTCGGGGCAGTAAAACGTGGATCGCTGTGCCTGGACGATCCTCTGGATGGCCTCACTTCCGCAGGAAAGACAGGGCGAACCGGCTCGCATGTAGGCTCGATGCAGGTTCTGGTAGCTGCCATTCTGGTTCAGTGCATTACGGTACGTCCCATCAGAAAGAGTCGAGCCCTCACACTCGATCGCTTTCAAAAGAACCTCCTGTGCCGCTGCCGCCAGTCGCTCGACCTGCCTCGGGTTTAACATCTTCGCGGGCGCCGAAGGGTGAATCCCCGCCACATGCAGAATCTCACTCGCATACAAATTACCGATCCCCGCGACCCTCTTCTGGTCGAGCAACAAGACCTTAATTTCCCGGTTTGAAGCGGCACACCGCTCGCGCCACATCTCCAAAGTCATTTCCAGGGCATCCGGTCCCAGACACTTGGGGCCATAGCGCTCCTCAAACTCTCCAGGGAGGTAATGAGAGACCGTTCCCAGGCCTCGCCGGTCCCAGAACCACAAAGAGGGATACTGATCGTCTCCTTCAAAATCCCACCGCAATCGCAAGTGGCTGACGTCAGGAGGATCGGCCAGCACCATCAACCCTGTCATCCGCGGTTCGACGGCCACAATCGTACCATCCGACACGTCGAACACGACCCGCTTGCCGACTCTCCGAACGCTGGCAAACTGCTTTCCCACAAGCCGTTTTCGCAATTGAGTGAACTTCGGTGTGATGAGAATCGGCTTGCAACCGTTTTCGCATTCGCTGAGATCGCAGATCGTCCGACCGACGATCTGCGGTCGGATACCACGAACCATGGTTTCGACTTCAGGCAGTTCTGGCAAATTGTTCTCCCGCGGATGTCTCTGGTGGTGTGGGGCGATGAGGGGGCAACTCACTGCTCTCATCTGCCCAT is from Schlesneria sp. DSM 10557 and encodes:
- the rsgA gene encoding ribosome small subunit-dependent GTPase A, which produces MAKKISKKVRVDFRKNRQNSARQNDFTRQIHADESVIEDIDREQRVSGKGALTRRRTILGEQGAGDHVVLAVDQAACLRGRVISAIGSTQCTVQVDEGQEGSGTRFECTVRRVVRTVARNARNAVVTGDRVLFLPGKNQCGVIERVEPRQGIIARGHQYKQHILVANVSQVAIISSADEPPLKPALIDRFVVSAAKGEVRAIIVINKCDLVDVADLQPMIGHYAQLGYTVVAASVPSGLGIAWLRRLLKHQQTVFTGQSGVGKSSLLNAIQPGLSMKTGDISRVTQKGRHTTRFAQLQELSFGGWVVDTPGIRQLELWDVHPAEMEGYFIEFRPFVPSCKFPDCLHLVEEGCAVREAVKQDLISQIRYESYIRLVIGDD
- the csrA gene encoding carbon storage regulator CsrA, whose protein sequence is MLVLSRKKNESIIVDDSIVITVVEIRGDKVRLGIQAPREVSIHRSEVRDAIASSESAATSPFPSLEQKSVAE
- the mutM gene encoding bifunctional DNA-formamidopyrimidine glycosylase/DNA-(apurinic or apyrimidinic site) lyase, whose protein sequence is MPELPEVETMVRGIRPQIVGRTICDLSECENGCKPILITPKFTQLRKRLVGKQFASVRRVGKRVVFDVSDGTIVAVEPRMTGLMVLADPPDVSHLRLRWDFEGDDQYPSLWFWDRRGLGTVSHYLPGEFEERYGPKCLGPDALEMTLEMWRERCAASNREIKVLLLDQKRVAGIGNLYASEILHVAGIHPSAPAKMLNPRQVERLAAAAQEVLLKAIECEGSTLSDGTYRNALNQNGSYQNLHRAYMRAGSPCLSCGSEAIQRIVQAQRSTFYCPECQKMKTSSRKGSVK